One part of the Megachile rotundata isolate GNS110a chromosome 16, iyMegRotu1, whole genome shotgun sequence genome encodes these proteins:
- the LOC100881596 gene encoding ras-related protein Rab-18-B has translation MDMDQDVLTVLKLLMIGESNVGKSSIILRFTEDEFYENMQSTVGMDYKTKQITIDGNMVKLAIWDTAGQERFRTLTPSYYRDGQGAILVYDVTDRVTFVKLETWLNELNTYCNKTDIVKMVVGNKIDLPNREVSTEEGLQFARRHQTLYIESSAKTADGIKCCFEELVQKIIQTPGLWDRQPFLKAYGNGSMGGVRHRGQRGIQLANDSQPHEPYSNCYCSLV, from the exons atggATATGGATCAGGATGTATTAACAGTGCTGAAGCTGTTAATGATAGGAGAATCTAATGTTGGAAAATCGAG CATTATTCTCAGATTCACGGAAGATGAATTCTATGAAAACATGCAGAGTACAGTGGGTATGGACTACAAAACTAAACAAATTACAATTGATGGCAATATGGTAAAATTAGCAATTTGG GACACTGCTGGCCAAGAACGTTTTCGTACCCTAACACCTAGTTATTATAGAGATGGTCAAGGTGCTATATTAGTATATGATGTTACAGATAGGGTAACATTTGTGAAGTTAGAAACATGGCTTAATGAATTGAATACATATTGCAATAAAACAGATATTGTTAAAATGGTAGTAGGTAACAAAATAGACTTACCGAATAGAGAAGTAAGTACAGAGGAGGGCCTGCAATTTGCAAGAAGACATCAAACTCTGTATATTGAGAGTAGTGCCAAAACAGCAGATGGAATTAAATGTTGTTTTGAAGAGCTTGTACAAAAG ATAATACAAACACCAGGACTCTGGGACAGACAGCCTTTTCTTAAAGCATATGGTAATGGAAGTATGGGAGGAGTAAGACACAGAGGCCAGAGAGGAATACAATTGGCAAATGATTCTCAACCGCATGAACCATACTCAAACTGTTATTGCAGTCTGGTTTAG
- the RhoGAP93B gene encoding myTH4 and RhoGAP_KIAA1688 domain-containing protein RhoGAP93B isoform X1, whose amino-acid sequence MASDGRMEWVEIIEPRTKEHMYANLTTGECVWDPPPGVPVKKTDNNQWWELFDQNTSRFYYYNATSQKTVWHRPSDCDIIPLAKLQTLKQNTEPASSSGVDTQKSAEPRKKESVSTQTQTPSVSRLTRFNHQESSNLSSSLQSGSVNKTRTSSGGVDLQTSPPSPSPSSRRHHHHHHHHNNRHHRHHEVPTARRQHNHSQDSGRSSDSSVSHSRTSLESTGYRLLDSPHRHHHRPAAQVPSQAQSSPRQHSGTLEARGHKSGTLESVKNQKSVPLGEPPPLGLSLSTSTPLFKKKTFIDTQRESRTGNLELEKNKNGRESSRGSYGPEPSTSPYRDSLMESRIFRQEMPPYRPPEVQLSHSYKSQGEKYGSLVESSNRYHRDREREIHHRERVNSLDKTNTSAFYPSSMHPRNMNKQDNTGSIGRRHHGCSVSLSEANVRDMYGAMLAERNEPSKSLARGRGVLSNASKQRSIDVVERERERERERERERERERERERERERERERERERERERERERERERDREKEYRRNTACNNSLDCVSQPLARSYSFVQQQKQQQKLQQLHQQQQQSRRRDRDDDSMHERYLISQSHEQPRQRLSSNTSSSNGSNSSSNSAVGEETEGLTEGDDSKKKRSNGNPSPPPSPFYGNLLSDPDHLLPLQHYIIQQAKLSGCYKFGDPLLVEEGDDSLDEEGGRGEGIGGRADDDSDDQFADDEAASNQGDSSSQEYLEDHYADLGNYDTTGLATYYNTADTLTRPQVRPPSPPIIASQAEIRESVTTARQPPLPAPTTISSVPSVGTGVDNTDTDEARRDDSAGGGDIEKYAQDNLNLNCGRPKGLRLLFRKKFSVRDILSWSKDPIPQPMLVVVDGEKLLKREACNLFRLVQVYMGDRKANVGMTLDSVAMDIVNTAFSKPPLRDELYVQICRQTTENPRKESLRRGWELMAVCLAFVPPSATFEPYLEGYMNRHRDSNFQFSEVAKWPIHVQVSHYATVACRRLQRIGAHGKRQPRKATIEDIDQARIQIFRASMFGATLPEVMALQRDRFPNRELPWIQTTLTRQVLARGGILTEGIFRVSADADEVSALKSYLDRFEDCTSLVASQDAHAPASLLKLWVRELYEPLIPDSFYTECVSMRHDDVEASAVNVAALVDRLPDLNRRVLCHLIRFLQIFARPEVVARTKMDANNLAMVMAPNILRCTSQDPRVILDNARKEMAFVRTLIESLETAWVDDLH is encoded by the exons ATGGCATCCGACGG TAGAATGGAATGGGTGGAAATTATAGAACCACGTACCAAGGAGCACATGTATGCTAATCTTACGACTGGAGAATGCGTGTGGGATCCTCCACCTGGTGTACCAGT GAAGAAAACAGATAACAATCAATGGTGGGAATTATTCGATCAAAATACTTCACGGTTTTACTATTATAACGCGACATCCCAAAAAACTGTATGGCACCGTCCAAGCGATTGTGACATCATACCTTTAGCAAAGCTTCAG ACACTGAAACAAAACACAGAGCCAGCAAGTAGTAGTGGAGTAGATACACAAAAGTCAGCCGAGCCAAGAAAAAAAGAATCTGTATCAACACAGACACAAACTCCTTCTGTTAGTCGGTTAACAAGATTTAATCATCAAGAAAGTTCCAATTTATCTTCTTCGTTG CAAAGTGGTAGTGTAAATAAAACAAGAACATCCAGTGGTGGTGTGGATCTCCAGACATCTCCTCCATCACCATCTCCATCTTCAAGACGACATCACCATCATCACCATCATCATAATAACAGGCATCATAGGCATCATGAAGTGCCTACAGCACGACGTCAGCACAATCATTCCCAGGATTCAGGACGTTCTAGTGACAGTTCTGTTTCTCATAGCCGAACGTCCTTGGAATCAACTGGATATCGGTTATTGGACTCTCCCCACCGACATCATCATCGACCTGCTGCCCAGGTACCGAGTCAAGCACAGTCTTCGCCCAGACAACACAGTGGTACCTTAGAAGCTAGGGGGCACAAAAGTGGAACTTTGGAAAGTGTGAAAAATCAGAAATCGGTACCGTTGGGCGAACCACCACCTTTAGGTTTGTCGCTCTCGACTAGTACCCCTCTTTTTAAGAAGAAAACGTTTATTGACACGCAACGTGAAAGTAGGACAGGAAACTTAGAGTtggaaaagaataaaaatg GTAGAGAAAGCAGTAGAGGTTCTTATGGTCCTGAACCTAGCACTTCGCCATATCGTGATTCGTTGATGGAATCTAGAATATTTAGACAAGAAATGCCTCCGTACCGTCCGCCAGAAGTTCAGTTGAGTCATAGTTATAAATCACAGGGTGAAAAGTATGGCTCGTTGGTGGAAAGTAGTAATCGTTATCATAGAGATAGAGAAAGGGAGATTCATCATAGGGAAAGAGTAAATAGTTTGGACAAAACAAACACTTCAGCCTTTTATCCAAGTTCCATGCATCCACGTAATATGAATAAGCAGGATAATACTGGTAGTATAGGAAGGAGGCATCATGGATGCTCAGTATCACTTTCAGAAGCAAATGTTAGAGATATGTACGGTGCAATGTTGGCCGAAAGAAACGAACCGTCTAAAAGCCTTGCAAGAGGAAGGGGAGTCCTAAGTAATGCATCGAAGCAAAGAAGTATTGATGTTGTAGAACGTGAAAGAGAACGTGAACGTGAACGTGAACGCGAGCGAGAACGTGAACGTGAACGCGAACGTGAACGCGAACGAGAACGAGAACGTGAACGCGAACGTGAACGCGAACGTGAACGAGAACGCGAACGAGAACGTGATAGAGAGAAAGAATACAGGAGAAATACTGCGTGCAATAATTCGTTGGATT GTGTGTCACAACCACTGGCTCGCAGTTACAGTTTCGTTCAGCAACAAAAGCAACAGCAGAAGTTACAGCAACTTCATCAACAACAGCAGCAATCAAGAAGAAGGGACAGGGATGATGATTCCATGCACGAACGTTATCTGATAAGTCAAAGTCATGAGCAACCTAGACAAAGGCTTAGCAGTAATACTAGCAGTAGCAATGGCAGTAACAGTAGTAGTAATAGCGCCGTAGGCGAGGAAACGGAAGGACTTACGGAAGGGGATGACAGTAAAAAGAAGAGAAGTAATGGTAATCCGAGTCCGCCTCCGTCTCCGTTTTATGGAAATCTGTTATCTGACCCTGATCACTTGTTGCCACTTCAGCATTATATTATTCAACAAGCAAAACTCTCAG gttgTTACAAGTTCGGAGACCCTTTGTTAGTAGAGGAAGGTGACGATTCCTTAGACGAGGAAGGTGGGAGGGGCGAAGGAATTGGTGGTAGGGCCGACGATGATTCGGACGATCAGTTTGCAGACGATGAAGCAGCGAGTAATCAAGGTGACTCTTCTAGTCAAGAGTACCTTGAAGATCATTACGCAG ATTTAGGTAACTACGATACCACAGGATTAGCTACATATTACAACACCGCGGACACGCTGACAAGGCCGCAAGTACGACCGCCATCGCCACCAATTATCGCTTCGCAAGCGGAAATACGAGAGAGCGTGACAACTGCGAGACAACCGCCACTTCCAGCACCCACTACTATAAGTTCTGTTCCTAGTGTTGGTACCGGCGTTGATAACACCGACACTGACGAAGCAAGACGAGACGATAGCGCGGGTGGCGGTGATATAGAGAAATACGCACAAGACAATCTCAACTTGAATTGCGGAAGGCCGAAGGGGCTGAGATTGTTGTTCCGGAAGAAGTTCAGCGTCCGAGACATTCTTAGCTGGTCTAAAGATCCGATACCGCAGCCGATGCTAGTGGTAGTAGACGGTGAAAAGTTACTGAAACGGGAGGCCTGTAATTTGTTTAGGTTGGTGCAAGTGTACATGGGTGATCGGAAAGCTAACGTAGGAATGACTTTAGACAGTGTAGCTATGGACATTGTGAATACTGCATTTTCAAAGCCTCCATTGCGGGATGAATTGTATGTTCAGATTTGTAGACAGACTACAGAGAATCCAAGGAAAGAAAGTTTGCGTAGAGGCTGGGAATTGATGGCTGTATGTTTGGCTTTCGTGCCGCCCAGTGCTACTTTCGAGCCTTACCTCGAAGGCTACATGAACAGGCATCGtgattccaattttcaattctccgaAGTGGCCAAATGGCCGATTCACGTACAAGTTAGTCATTATGCAACTGTAGCCTGTCGTCGTTTACAACGAATTGGAGCTCATGGCAAACGGCAACCTCGCAAGGCTACCATAGAAGATATCGATCAAGCAAGG ATACAAATTTTCCGAGCATCCATGTTCGGAGCTACGCTTCCCGAAGTGATGGCTCTGCAAAGAGACAGATTTCCTAACCGAGAGTTACCATGGATACAAACTACGTTGACCCGTCAAGTGTTGGCGCGAGGTGGTATCCTGACTGAGGGTATTTTTAGGGTATCCGCGGACGCGGATGAAGTTAGTGCTTTAAAGTCGTACTTAGATAGGTTCGAGGATTGTACAAGTTTGGTAGCTTCACAAGACGCTCATGCACCTGCTTCTTTATTGAAATTATGGGTTCGAGAGCTTTATGAACCGTTAATACCTGATTCCTTTTATACGGAGTGCGTATCGATGAGGCACGACGACGTTGAAGCTTCTGCAGTTAATGTTGCCGCGCTTGTAGATCGACTGCCTGATTTAAATCGGCGAGTTCTGTGTCATCTAATACGTTTTCTTCAG aTATTTGCTAGACCGGAAGTGGTCGCCCGTACTAAAATGGACGCGAACAATTTAGCAATGGTGATGGCACCAAATATATTACGGTGTACCTCGCAAGATCCCCGCGTGATCTTGGATAATGCACGAAAAGAAATGGCTTTCGTTCGTACTCTTATCGAGTCATTAGAAACCGCTTGGGTCGATGATCTTCACTGA
- the LOC105662038 gene encoding uncharacterized protein LOC105662038 → MQFISMPQYFVLNNEKINKCPGNERLSSTSSSSTSSSEETGKAPKLDITFTNRGFQLYGTLSKRELLKLLKHKLERCIRVQIYSPEKIIYDTTSNERLWITISSGLYNTNVLKKLQKNGISIHTIIKAMKLGLISLSYCELSYFKDFNVDPYIMEFKEMWSTKLDDELILNLTPTGLTELECWNVIIYGVAIQKSRILCHLMLSGIDIPGILTWQSPIKIVLPEIIQFLKYLGIDEGIIQVVEQFGIDEETEQMLIDIGFHEMKEQFSNMEEVVCGTKLTVESDTSSSRETQDICKTNNLKAISSSTDTSSDFQLNSCQCHLAKNKTAAELTAQRNDYLRQNIMVPLAWAMARTLSYNPTDPIHYTAYQLLRWPHISETEKDSLQELIALDTIKMDRKLIENKCLEELIRNSNEKNVQNTVCKSPQQFKQKHCKCKREPVEKYETCEFPEVCSSCKINVSNSSGFSHLQH, encoded by the exons ATGCAATTTATATCAATGCCCCAATATTTTGTtttgaataatgaaaaaattaataaatgtcctGGAAATGAAAG ACTTTCTTCTACATCATCATCATCAACATCCTCGTCAGAAGAAACAGGAAAAGCACCCAAATTAGATATAACTTTCACAAACAGAGGTTTTCAATTGTATGGAACATTAAGCAAaagagaattattaaaattgcttaAACATAAACTTGAACGATGTATTCGTGTACAGATATATTCGCccgaaaaaattatttatgatacTACAAGCAATGAACGATTATGGATCACTATTTCTAGCGGTTTATACAATACTAATGTTTTAAAGAAATTACAGAAAAATG gaATATCTATACACACTATCATAAAAGCAATGAAACTTGGACTCATCAGTCTCAGTTATTGTGAACTTAGTTATTTTAAAGATTTCAATGTGGATCCATACATAATGGAATTCAAAGAAATGTGGTCAACTAAACTAGAtgatgaattaattttaaatttaacaccTACTGGTTTAACTGAATTGGAATGTTGGAACGTTATTATATATGGAGTAGCAATTCAAAAATCACGCATTCTATGCCATTTAATGTTAAGTGGCATTGATATTCCTGGGATTTTAACTTGGCAATCccctattaaaattgtattgccTGAAATAATACAGTTCTTGAAATACCTTGGAATAGATGAAGGTATCATACAAGTAGTAGAACAATTTGGAATTGATGAAGAAACTGAACAAATGTTGATTGATATAGGATTTCATGAGATGAaagaacaattttcaaatatggag GAAGTAGTATGTGGAACTAAATTAACAGTGGAATCAGATACTTCTAGTTCAAGAGAAACACAAGACATTtgtaaaacaaataatttaaaagctATTTCTAGTTCTACAGATACGTCCAGTGATTTTCAACTAAATTCTTGCCAATGTCATTTAGCAAAAAATAAAACAGCAGCTGAATTGACTGCACAGAGAAACGATTATTTGAG ACAAAATATTATGGTGCCATTAGCATGGGCAATGGCTAGAACCCTAAGTTACAACCCAACGGATCCAATTCATTATACAGCATATCAATTGCTGCGCTGGCCACATATTAGTGAGACCGAAAAGGATTCtcttcaagaattaattgcatTAGATACTATAAAAATGGACCGTAAACTTATA GAAAATAAATGTTTAGAAGAACTAATTAGAAATTCGAAcgaaaaaaatgtgcaaaatactGTATGCAAAAGTCCTCAACAGTTCAAACAGAAACATTGTAAATGTAAAAGGGAGCCagtagaaaaatatgaaacttgtgAATTCCCTGAAGTATGTAGTTCTTGTAAAATCAACGTATCAAATAGCAGCGGGTTTTCACATTTACAGCATTAA
- the RhoGAP93B gene encoding myTH4 and RhoGAP_KIAA1688 domain-containing protein RhoGAP93B isoform X2, which translates to MEWVEIIEPRTKEHMYANLTTGECVWDPPPGVPVKKTDNNQWWELFDQNTSRFYYYNATSQKTVWHRPSDCDIIPLAKLQTLKQNTEPASSSGVDTQKSAEPRKKESVSTQTQTPSVSRLTRFNHQESSNLSSSLQSGSVNKTRTSSGGVDLQTSPPSPSPSSRRHHHHHHHHNNRHHRHHEVPTARRQHNHSQDSGRSSDSSVSHSRTSLESTGYRLLDSPHRHHHRPAAQVPSQAQSSPRQHSGTLEARGHKSGTLESVKNQKSVPLGEPPPLGLSLSTSTPLFKKKTFIDTQRESRTGNLELEKNKNGRESSRGSYGPEPSTSPYRDSLMESRIFRQEMPPYRPPEVQLSHSYKSQGEKYGSLVESSNRYHRDREREIHHRERVNSLDKTNTSAFYPSSMHPRNMNKQDNTGSIGRRHHGCSVSLSEANVRDMYGAMLAERNEPSKSLARGRGVLSNASKQRSIDVVERERERERERERERERERERERERERERERERERERERERERERERDREKEYRRNTACNNSLDCVSQPLARSYSFVQQQKQQQKLQQLHQQQQQSRRRDRDDDSMHERYLISQSHEQPRQRLSSNTSSSNGSNSSSNSAVGEETEGLTEGDDSKKKRSNGNPSPPPSPFYGNLLSDPDHLLPLQHYIIQQAKLSGCYKFGDPLLVEEGDDSLDEEGGRGEGIGGRADDDSDDQFADDEAASNQGDSSSQEYLEDHYADLGNYDTTGLATYYNTADTLTRPQVRPPSPPIIASQAEIRESVTTARQPPLPAPTTISSVPSVGTGVDNTDTDEARRDDSAGGGDIEKYAQDNLNLNCGRPKGLRLLFRKKFSVRDILSWSKDPIPQPMLVVVDGEKLLKREACNLFRLVQVYMGDRKANVGMTLDSVAMDIVNTAFSKPPLRDELYVQICRQTTENPRKESLRRGWELMAVCLAFVPPSATFEPYLEGYMNRHRDSNFQFSEVAKWPIHVQVSHYATVACRRLQRIGAHGKRQPRKATIEDIDQARIQIFRASMFGATLPEVMALQRDRFPNRELPWIQTTLTRQVLARGGILTEGIFRVSADADEVSALKSYLDRFEDCTSLVASQDAHAPASLLKLWVRELYEPLIPDSFYTECVSMRHDDVEASAVNVAALVDRLPDLNRRVLCHLIRFLQIFARPEVVARTKMDANNLAMVMAPNILRCTSQDPRVILDNARKEMAFVRTLIESLETAWVDDLH; encoded by the exons ATGGAATGGGTGGAAATTATAGAACCACGTACCAAGGAGCACATGTATGCTAATCTTACGACTGGAGAATGCGTGTGGGATCCTCCACCTGGTGTACCAGT GAAGAAAACAGATAACAATCAATGGTGGGAATTATTCGATCAAAATACTTCACGGTTTTACTATTATAACGCGACATCCCAAAAAACTGTATGGCACCGTCCAAGCGATTGTGACATCATACCTTTAGCAAAGCTTCAG ACACTGAAACAAAACACAGAGCCAGCAAGTAGTAGTGGAGTAGATACACAAAAGTCAGCCGAGCCAAGAAAAAAAGAATCTGTATCAACACAGACACAAACTCCTTCTGTTAGTCGGTTAACAAGATTTAATCATCAAGAAAGTTCCAATTTATCTTCTTCGTTG CAAAGTGGTAGTGTAAATAAAACAAGAACATCCAGTGGTGGTGTGGATCTCCAGACATCTCCTCCATCACCATCTCCATCTTCAAGACGACATCACCATCATCACCATCATCATAATAACAGGCATCATAGGCATCATGAAGTGCCTACAGCACGACGTCAGCACAATCATTCCCAGGATTCAGGACGTTCTAGTGACAGTTCTGTTTCTCATAGCCGAACGTCCTTGGAATCAACTGGATATCGGTTATTGGACTCTCCCCACCGACATCATCATCGACCTGCTGCCCAGGTACCGAGTCAAGCACAGTCTTCGCCCAGACAACACAGTGGTACCTTAGAAGCTAGGGGGCACAAAAGTGGAACTTTGGAAAGTGTGAAAAATCAGAAATCGGTACCGTTGGGCGAACCACCACCTTTAGGTTTGTCGCTCTCGACTAGTACCCCTCTTTTTAAGAAGAAAACGTTTATTGACACGCAACGTGAAAGTAGGACAGGAAACTTAGAGTtggaaaagaataaaaatg GTAGAGAAAGCAGTAGAGGTTCTTATGGTCCTGAACCTAGCACTTCGCCATATCGTGATTCGTTGATGGAATCTAGAATATTTAGACAAGAAATGCCTCCGTACCGTCCGCCAGAAGTTCAGTTGAGTCATAGTTATAAATCACAGGGTGAAAAGTATGGCTCGTTGGTGGAAAGTAGTAATCGTTATCATAGAGATAGAGAAAGGGAGATTCATCATAGGGAAAGAGTAAATAGTTTGGACAAAACAAACACTTCAGCCTTTTATCCAAGTTCCATGCATCCACGTAATATGAATAAGCAGGATAATACTGGTAGTATAGGAAGGAGGCATCATGGATGCTCAGTATCACTTTCAGAAGCAAATGTTAGAGATATGTACGGTGCAATGTTGGCCGAAAGAAACGAACCGTCTAAAAGCCTTGCAAGAGGAAGGGGAGTCCTAAGTAATGCATCGAAGCAAAGAAGTATTGATGTTGTAGAACGTGAAAGAGAACGTGAACGTGAACGTGAACGCGAGCGAGAACGTGAACGTGAACGCGAACGTGAACGCGAACGAGAACGAGAACGTGAACGCGAACGTGAACGCGAACGTGAACGAGAACGCGAACGAGAACGTGATAGAGAGAAAGAATACAGGAGAAATACTGCGTGCAATAATTCGTTGGATT GTGTGTCACAACCACTGGCTCGCAGTTACAGTTTCGTTCAGCAACAAAAGCAACAGCAGAAGTTACAGCAACTTCATCAACAACAGCAGCAATCAAGAAGAAGGGACAGGGATGATGATTCCATGCACGAACGTTATCTGATAAGTCAAAGTCATGAGCAACCTAGACAAAGGCTTAGCAGTAATACTAGCAGTAGCAATGGCAGTAACAGTAGTAGTAATAGCGCCGTAGGCGAGGAAACGGAAGGACTTACGGAAGGGGATGACAGTAAAAAGAAGAGAAGTAATGGTAATCCGAGTCCGCCTCCGTCTCCGTTTTATGGAAATCTGTTATCTGACCCTGATCACTTGTTGCCACTTCAGCATTATATTATTCAACAAGCAAAACTCTCAG gttgTTACAAGTTCGGAGACCCTTTGTTAGTAGAGGAAGGTGACGATTCCTTAGACGAGGAAGGTGGGAGGGGCGAAGGAATTGGTGGTAGGGCCGACGATGATTCGGACGATCAGTTTGCAGACGATGAAGCAGCGAGTAATCAAGGTGACTCTTCTAGTCAAGAGTACCTTGAAGATCATTACGCAG ATTTAGGTAACTACGATACCACAGGATTAGCTACATATTACAACACCGCGGACACGCTGACAAGGCCGCAAGTACGACCGCCATCGCCACCAATTATCGCTTCGCAAGCGGAAATACGAGAGAGCGTGACAACTGCGAGACAACCGCCACTTCCAGCACCCACTACTATAAGTTCTGTTCCTAGTGTTGGTACCGGCGTTGATAACACCGACACTGACGAAGCAAGACGAGACGATAGCGCGGGTGGCGGTGATATAGAGAAATACGCACAAGACAATCTCAACTTGAATTGCGGAAGGCCGAAGGGGCTGAGATTGTTGTTCCGGAAGAAGTTCAGCGTCCGAGACATTCTTAGCTGGTCTAAAGATCCGATACCGCAGCCGATGCTAGTGGTAGTAGACGGTGAAAAGTTACTGAAACGGGAGGCCTGTAATTTGTTTAGGTTGGTGCAAGTGTACATGGGTGATCGGAAAGCTAACGTAGGAATGACTTTAGACAGTGTAGCTATGGACATTGTGAATACTGCATTTTCAAAGCCTCCATTGCGGGATGAATTGTATGTTCAGATTTGTAGACAGACTACAGAGAATCCAAGGAAAGAAAGTTTGCGTAGAGGCTGGGAATTGATGGCTGTATGTTTGGCTTTCGTGCCGCCCAGTGCTACTTTCGAGCCTTACCTCGAAGGCTACATGAACAGGCATCGtgattccaattttcaattctccgaAGTGGCCAAATGGCCGATTCACGTACAAGTTAGTCATTATGCAACTGTAGCCTGTCGTCGTTTACAACGAATTGGAGCTCATGGCAAACGGCAACCTCGCAAGGCTACCATAGAAGATATCGATCAAGCAAGG ATACAAATTTTCCGAGCATCCATGTTCGGAGCTACGCTTCCCGAAGTGATGGCTCTGCAAAGAGACAGATTTCCTAACCGAGAGTTACCATGGATACAAACTACGTTGACCCGTCAAGTGTTGGCGCGAGGTGGTATCCTGACTGAGGGTATTTTTAGGGTATCCGCGGACGCGGATGAAGTTAGTGCTTTAAAGTCGTACTTAGATAGGTTCGAGGATTGTACAAGTTTGGTAGCTTCACAAGACGCTCATGCACCTGCTTCTTTATTGAAATTATGGGTTCGAGAGCTTTATGAACCGTTAATACCTGATTCCTTTTATACGGAGTGCGTATCGATGAGGCACGACGACGTTGAAGCTTCTGCAGTTAATGTTGCCGCGCTTGTAGATCGACTGCCTGATTTAAATCGGCGAGTTCTGTGTCATCTAATACGTTTTCTTCAG aTATTTGCTAGACCGGAAGTGGTCGCCCGTACTAAAATGGACGCGAACAATTTAGCAATGGTGATGGCACCAAATATATTACGGTGTACCTCGCAAGATCCCCGCGTGATCTTGGATAATGCACGAAAAGAAATGGCTTTCGTTCGTACTCTTATCGAGTCATTAGAAACCGCTTGGGTCGATGATCTTCACTGA
- the LOC100881379 gene encoding protein RCC2 homolog isoform X2, which translates to MCGLTNWDMAGRKAPPKGVKVNVGRSLWTPHTFKNLNGARVRLIASGPAASHSIIVTEDNRCLAFGRNDKGQLGVGDMKRRDEPTEVTALKGHTVIAASCGRNHTLFLTSRGIVFAAGDNKLGQCGVGKSDACIVSATKVKYSGPPIVKVGCGAEFSMILDIKGGLHSFGSPEYGALGHNTDGKYFITNTKMAFHFEKVPKRIVLYVERAKDGHVTPLDRVEITDFSCGHHHTVAIDSKNRAFSWGFGGIGRLGHNEQRDELVPRLIKFLEPPNRGVRAVYCGSTYSIAINVHGSALMFGQTKRTGEANMYPKPIQDLSGWEIRCVGCSQTSVVVAADDSVIAWGASPTFGELGFGEMRKSSTTPMEVKALEGLYITAVTCGLSHTLMICRDESEDEKAKINKLQVYSV; encoded by the exons ATGTGTGGCCTCACAAATTGGGACATGGCAGGTCGCAAAGCTCCACCAAAAGGAGTAAAAGTTAATGTTGGACGTAGTTTGTGGACACCGCAtacctttaaaaatttaaatggcGCTCGTGTCAGATTAATTGCCTCTGGCCCAGCTGCTTCTCATAGTATTATCGTTACGGAAGATAATAGATGCTTAGCTTTCGGTAGAAATGATAAAG GTCAACTAGGTGTCGGTGATATGAAACGTCGGGATGAACCTACTGAAGTTACAGCGTTAAAGGGACATACGGTTATAGCAGCATCTTGTGGTCGTAATCACACTTTATTTTTAACGAGTCGCGGTATAGTTTTTGCTGCTGGAGACAATAAATTAGGTCAATGCGGGGTTGGGAAATCCGATGCCTGCATTGTTTCTGCTACTAAAGTAAAATACTCTGGTCCTCCCATAGTTAAAGTAGGATGTGGAGCCGAATTTTCTATGATTTTGGATATTAAAGGTGGTCTGCACTCATTCGGTAGCCCGGAATACGGAGCACTGGGCCACAATACGGATGGAAAATATTTCATAACGAATACGAAAATGGCGTTTCATTTTGAGAAAGTGCCTAAAAGAATTGTTTTATACGTCGAGAGAGCAAAGGATGGTCACGTTACACCTTTAGATCGTGTCGAGATTACAGATTTCAGTTGTGGACACCATCACACCGTTGCAATTGATAGCAAAAATCGTGCATTCTCCTGGGGATTCGGTGGTATTGGCCGTCTAGGCCATAATGAGCAACGAGACGAATTAGTGCCacgtttaattaaattcttagAGCCACCAAATAGAGGTGTAAGAGCTGTATACTGCGGTAGCACTTATAGTATTGCCATTAATGTTCATGGATCAGCCTTAATGTTTGGACAAACAAAACGTACAGGAGAAGCGAATATGTATCCAAAACCAATTCAAGATTTGTCTGGTTGGGAGATTAGATGCGTTGGATGTTCACAAACTAGTGTAGTAGTTGCAGCCGACGATTCAGTTATTGCTTGGGGTGCTAGTCCTActtttggtgaattg GGTTTCGGTGAAATGCGTAAGTCCTCGACCACTCCTATGGAAGTGAAAGCGCTGGAAGGTTTGTATATTACTGCTGTTACCTGTGGTCTCTCTCATACACTTATGATTTGCCGAGATGAATCTGAGGATGAAAAAGCTAAGATTAACAAACTTCAAGTATATTCAGTTTAA